One part of the Bacillus sp. FJAT-45350 genome encodes these proteins:
- a CDS encoding YokU family protein: MRCEWCKSKNVSQTNKPAYWELPDGTKALQINQIPSILCNSCKMNYIEERIVTEIEDQLFLIDTKELPHTIGYKELMDRPRLLKKNYFNF; the protein is encoded by the coding sequence ATGCGATGTGAATGGTGTAAATCTAAAAATGTATCTCAAACTAACAAACCAGCATACTGGGAATTACCTGATGGAACAAAGGCTTTACAAATTAACCAAATCCCTTCAATTCTATGTAACTCTTGTAAAATGAATTACATTGAAGAAAGAATTGTAACAGAGATTGAAGACCAACTATTTCTCATCGATACGAAAGAGCTTCCTCATACAATTGGATACAAAGAATTAATGGATCGTCCAAGACTATTAAAGAAAAATTATTTTAATTTCTAA
- the ablA gene encoding lysine 2,3-aminomutase, with translation MSDLYKPKRHWKEIELWKDVTEEQWNDWLWQLTHTIRTIDDLKKVINITPDEEEGVRISTKTIPLNITPYYASLMNPDDPRCPIRQQSVPISKEIEKAKYDMEDPLSEDDDSPVPGLTHRYPDRVLFLVTNQCSMYCRYCTRRRFSGQIGMGVPKKQLDGAIQYIANTPEVRDVLISGGDGLLINDQILEYILKNLRAIPHVEIIRIGTRAPVVFPQRITENLCNILKKYHPVWLNTHFNTSLEITEDSKRACEMLVNSGVPVGNQAVILSGINDSAYIMKKLMHDLVKIRVRPYYIYQCDLSEGIGHFRAPVSKGLEIIEALRGHTSGYAVPTFVVDAPGGGGKIALQPNYVISQSPDKIVLRNFEGVITSYPEPKGYTPGKADEYFERMYGKNEKPSVGVHGILADERTHLTPEGINRLDRRRQYETSADHNTLKNKRSKRDELKEKKWSVEESKRKKKEDS, from the coding sequence ATGAGTGATTTATATAAACCAAAACGTCATTGGAAAGAGATTGAATTATGGAAGGATGTTACAGAAGAACAATGGAATGATTGGCTTTGGCAGTTGACTCATACAATTCGTACAATTGATGACCTAAAAAAAGTAATTAATATCACACCTGACGAAGAAGAAGGGGTACGAATTTCTACTAAAACAATTCCATTAAACATTACACCTTATTATGCATCTTTAATGAATCCAGATGACCCACGCTGCCCCATCAGACAGCAATCGGTACCGATCTCAAAGGAAATTGAAAAAGCAAAGTACGATATGGAGGACCCACTTTCAGAGGATGACGACTCCCCTGTACCAGGATTAACTCACCGTTATCCTGACCGAGTATTATTTCTCGTCACAAATCAATGCTCAATGTATTGTCGCTACTGCACGCGCAGAAGATTTTCTGGCCAAATCGGAATGGGTGTTCCAAAGAAACAACTAGACGGAGCAATTCAATATATAGCTAACACTCCAGAAGTTCGTGATGTATTAATTTCAGGAGGGGATGGTTTATTAATAAATGATCAAATATTAGAATATATTCTCAAAAACTTACGCGCCATACCACATGTAGAAATTATTCGAATTGGCACTAGAGCCCCTGTTGTTTTTCCACAACGCATCACAGAAAATCTATGCAACATTTTAAAAAAATATCACCCTGTTTGGTTAAATACTCACTTTAATACGTCATTAGAAATTACGGAGGACTCAAAAAGAGCTTGTGAAATGCTCGTCAACTCGGGTGTACCCGTAGGAAATCAAGCTGTAATTCTCTCAGGAATTAATGACAGCGCATATATTATGAAGAAGCTTATGCATGATTTAGTAAAAATTCGAGTCCGCCCTTATTATATTTACCAATGTGACCTTTCAGAAGGTATAGGTCATTTCCGTGCACCCGTATCAAAAGGATTAGAGATTATCGAAGCTCTTAGAGGTCATACAAGTGGGTATGCAGTACCTACATTCGTAGTTGATGCTCCAGGTGGTGGCGGAAAAATCGCCCTACAGCCTAATTACGTTATTTCACAAAGTCCAGACAAAATTGTCCTAAGAAACTTTGAAGGTGTAATTACTTCCTACCCTGAGCCAAAAGGGTACACTCCTGGAAAAGCGGATGAATACTTCGAACGAATGTACGGTAAAAATGAAAAGCCTTCAGTAGGTGTCCATGGAATTCTTGCTGATGAAAGAACACACCTGACTCCAGAGGGAATTAATCGATTAGACCGACGCCGTCAATATGAAACTAGTGCTGACCATAATACTTTAAAAAATAAGCGTTCTAAGCGAGATGAATTAAAAGAGAAAAAATGGAGCGTTGAAGAAAGTAAGAGAAAGAAGAAGGAGGATTCATAA
- a CDS encoding sigma-54 interaction domain-containing protein: MLDEISNEMLHAILESIDEGIHVVDEYGVTIYYNQIAAKLDGVDVDEVLGKDLLAIFPSLTRQTSTLLKVIETSNGIYHQKQSYTNLRGKVIDTVNTTLPIKVGKKLVGAVEISKDISKIKRLSEKVVELQQQINTRSKTKQEVNKKQRENTFKIDDIITQDKQVNEIKTVALKASRTSSPIFVYGETGTGKELLVQSIHHASPRHAAPFIAQNCAAIPESLLEGILFGTTKGSFTGAIDRPGLFEIAHGGTLFLDEINSMPLELQAKLLRVLEDGEIRRIGSTKGQQFDVRVITAMNEEPEICIEKRQLRKDLFYRINVVSFTLPPLRKRKEDILLLTKHFINKFNVRFSINVTGLTEEATTIFYNHHWPGNIRELEHAIECGMNLVEGNVIEKIHLPQQLQIKNDTEQDVPATIPSLRKALSTYERELINQALTKTNGNILQAAKLLSIPRQTLQYKLAKGK, encoded by the coding sequence ATGCTTGATGAGATTTCAAATGAAATGTTGCATGCAATCTTAGAAAGCATTGATGAAGGTATTCACGTCGTTGATGAATATGGGGTGACAATATACTACAATCAAATAGCAGCTAAACTAGATGGTGTTGATGTGGATGAAGTCTTAGGAAAAGATTTATTGGCGATTTTCCCCTCACTCACTCGCCAAACAAGTACACTTCTTAAAGTCATTGAAACATCGAATGGCATTTATCATCAAAAACAAAGCTATACCAATTTAAGAGGTAAAGTAATTGACACTGTTAATACAACTCTACCGATTAAGGTCGGTAAGAAACTAGTTGGAGCAGTTGAAATTTCTAAAGATATTTCTAAAATAAAACGACTTTCCGAAAAGGTTGTTGAATTGCAGCAACAGATTAATACTCGCAGTAAAACTAAACAAGAAGTAAATAAGAAACAAAGAGAAAACACTTTTAAAATTGATGACATTATAACGCAAGACAAACAAGTGAATGAAATAAAGACAGTAGCACTTAAAGCTTCTAGAACTTCATCTCCTATCTTTGTATACGGAGAAACAGGAACAGGCAAGGAGCTGCTTGTTCAATCTATACATCACGCCTCACCAAGACATGCTGCTCCTTTTATCGCACAAAACTGCGCTGCTATTCCCGAAAGCTTACTCGAAGGAATTTTATTTGGGACAACGAAAGGAAGTTTCACAGGCGCAATAGACAGACCAGGACTATTTGAAATAGCTCATGGAGGGACGTTATTTTTAGATGAAATTAACTCGATGCCATTAGAATTACAAGCAAAGCTATTACGGGTATTGGAAGATGGCGAGATTAGGAGAATTGGTAGTACTAAGGGACAACAATTTGACGTGCGAGTGATTACTGCTATGAATGAGGAACCGGAAATTTGTATTGAAAAACGACAACTCAGGAAAGATTTATTTTACCGAATTAATGTTGTCTCCTTTACGCTTCCTCCTTTGCGAAAGCGTAAAGAGGATATTCTATTACTAACAAAGCATTTTATCAATAAATTCAACGTGAGGTTTTCAATAAATGTTACTGGATTAACTGAAGAGGCAACTACAATATTTTATAATCATCATTGGCCAGGAAATATACGTGAGCTGGAGCACGCGATTGAATGTGGTATGAACTTAGTCGAAGGAAACGTAATAGAGAAGATTCATTTACCTCAGCAACTCCAAATCAAAAACGATACCGAACAAGATGTACCTGCTACTATCCCCTCTCTCCGTAAAGCACTATCAACCTATGAGCGAGAGTTAATTAATCAGGCATTAACTAAAACAAATGGAAACATCCTTCAGGCAGCCAAGCTCCTTTCCATCCCAAGACAAACACTCCAATATAAGCTTGCGAAAGGAAAGTGA
- a CDS encoding DUF2225 domain-containing protein, which translates to MTEQLDPLYDKTIKCLVCDNTFTTKKVRSRFGLSRHMESDFFTEYIYQKEDIDPLLYYVCVCPSCGYSFSEEASTYFIPGTKQQIMENITRKWQGHEHFCYERTTKEAIDSYKLGIYSGNLKKERPIVMGGLHMRLAWVYRRLNKEEEEKRFSEYALQAYEKSYFDGDYKDSSMSAIRLTYLIGELYRKFENYQKASSYFSKLIHIKQPTKDKRFIEMARDQWYVMREDQRSGKAPKLK; encoded by the coding sequence ATGACTGAACAATTAGACCCCCTATATGATAAAACAATAAAATGTTTAGTTTGTGATAATACTTTTACCACAAAGAAAGTACGTTCACGTTTTGGGCTATCACGCCATATGGAATCGGATTTCTTTACTGAATATATTTATCAGAAAGAAGATATTGATCCTTTATTGTATTATGTATGTGTTTGTCCTTCTTGCGGTTATTCATTCTCGGAAGAAGCTAGTACATATTTTATTCCTGGGACAAAACAGCAAATTATGGAGAATATTACACGCAAATGGCAGGGGCATGAACATTTTTGCTATGAACGAACAACAAAAGAAGCAATCGATTCATATAAGCTAGGAATCTATTCTGGTAATCTAAAAAAAGAACGTCCAATAGTAATGGGTGGACTTCATATGCGTTTAGCATGGGTTTACCGAAGACTAAATAAGGAAGAAGAAGAAAAGCGATTTTCGGAGTACGCTCTTCAAGCCTATGAAAAATCTTACTTTGATGGCGATTACAAGGATTCAAGCATGTCTGCTATACGATTAACGTATTTAATTGGTGAGCTCTATCGAAAATTTGAAAATTACCAAAAAGCAAGTAGCTACTTCTCAAAACTAATTCATATCAAGCAACCGACGAAAGATAAGCGATTTATTGAAATGGCACGAGACCAGTGGTATGTGATGAGAGAAGACCAACGCTCAGGAAAAGCACCTAAATTAAAATAA
- a CDS encoding ribonuclease H-like YkuK family protein produces the protein MIFYNLTDKNMSFQNVFSKIKTFISQEPSAQYRLIIGTDSQVHARSTKFITGVVIRREGNGAWACLKKHEIRKRTHDLYKKISIETKLTEEVAQLFSAEKKIELMNLILPYVKEGSSLTIEGHIDIGKGERNKTKIYVEEMVNRIEELGMKPFVKPDSFVASSYANRYTK, from the coding sequence ATGATATTTTATAATTTAACGGATAAAAATATGTCGTTTCAAAATGTTTTCTCCAAAATAAAAACATTTATTAGCCAGGAACCCTCAGCTCAATATAGATTAATAATTGGTACAGATTCTCAAGTTCATGCACGCTCGACAAAATTTATTACCGGAGTTGTGATTCGAAGGGAAGGAAATGGTGCTTGGGCATGCTTAAAAAAACATGAAATTCGTAAGAGAACGCATGATTTATATAAAAAGATTTCAATTGAAACAAAGCTTACCGAAGAAGTCGCCCAGCTCTTCTCAGCAGAAAAAAAGATTGAGCTTATGAACCTAATTCTCCCCTATGTGAAAGAAGGAAGCTCACTAACGATAGAAGGCCATATTGATATCGGAAAAGGAGAACGTAATAAAACAAAAATATATGTGGAAGAAATGGTCAATCGAATTGAAGAGCTAGGAATGAAACCGTTTGTCAAGCCAGATTCCTTTGTTGCATCAAGCTACGCGAATCGATATACAAAGTAG
- the queF gene encoding preQ(1) synthase, which produces MSGRKDEELQDVTLLGNQNTQYHFEYNPSILESFDNKHPNRDYFVKFNCPEFTSLCPKTGQPDFATIYISYIPDVKMVESKSLKLYLFSFRNHGDFHEDCMNIIMNDLIELMDPRYIEVWGKFTPRGGISIDPYTNYGKPGTKYEEMANYRLMNHDLYPETIDNR; this is translated from the coding sequence ATGAGTGGACGTAAAGATGAAGAATTACAAGATGTAACATTATTAGGAAACCAAAATACTCAGTACCATTTTGAATACAACCCATCAATATTAGAATCATTTGACAACAAACATCCAAATCGCGATTATTTTGTGAAATTTAACTGTCCTGAATTTACAAGCTTATGCCCAAAAACAGGACAACCAGACTTTGCGACGATTTATATAAGCTATATTCCAGATGTGAAAATGGTCGAGAGTAAGTCGTTAAAGCTTTATCTATTTAGCTTTAGAAATCATGGAGACTTCCACGAAGATTGCATGAATATTATTATGAATGACCTCATTGAACTGATGGATCCACGTTACATTGAAGTATGGGGCAAATTCACACCACGTGGTGGAATATCAATTGATCCGTACACAAACTACGGGAAGCCAGGAACGAAGTATGAAGAAATGGCAAATTACCGATTGATGAATCATGATCTGTATCCGGAGACGATTGATAATAGATAA